A region from the Nostoc sp. HK-01 genome encodes:
- a CDS encoding RNP-1 like RNA-binding protein — MTIYVGNLSYRATEADLKAVFADYGEVKRVVLPTDRETGRMRGFAFVEMEEDAQEDAAITELDGAEWMGRQLRVNKAKPREDDRRDDNRRGGWAKKQEI; from the coding sequence ATGACTATTTACGTTGGAAATCTCTCCTACCGCGCTACTGAAGCAGATTTAAAAGCAGTATTTGCAGACTATGGCGAGGTCAAAAGAGTTGTCTTACCTACTGATCGTGAAACAGGGCGGATGCGTGGTTTTGCTTTTGTGGAAATGGAAGAAGACGCTCAAGAAGATGCCGCTATCACTGAGTTAGATGGTGCTGAGTGGATGGGTCGGCAACTCAGAGTTAACAAAGCAAAACCACGAGAGGATGACCGACGAGATGATAATCGGCGAGGTGGTTGGGCGAAAAAACAAGAAATTTAA
- a CDS encoding replicative DNA helicase, whose amino-acid sequence MVRELERKRQGVKFPETAPAANPVFFRTYSRRTGVGLRESYDEVCDRTIQGLIELGKLNPQEIALLEKTQRQLKALPSGRWLWVGGTDWINKPKNFSGGYNCTSTNLQDWKAFGLMMDLAMMGCGTGAIIEPQYINQLPPIRNRLNVTVKGEIGSTPKNLRREFTQTDIEGNSVTIHVGDSREGWVASYQTLLELSTDERFTDDVAVFVDISDVRQAGETLNGFGGVANPVKLPGLYQRCADILNKALGRQLNSVECCLLIDEAAVTIVAGNIRRSAGMRQFTADDELGATAKDNLWQQDENGNWRIDPERDSLRMANHTRVFHRKPTLEESIAAVQKQYYSGEGAIQWAGEAVARANIDLLSTQALKKEFLQAYEQGTAKDWLQQRYPEIDTSELEHRLARFGLNPCVTADTWVHTEQGARQVKDLIGKQLSVYINGELFSTTPDGFWLTGVKPILKVMTQEGYELRLTGNHKLLKITAQTQKKQYSEWVEAQDLSPGDYILVHNHREIQPWDSFGTFDEGWLLGNLIGDGSIASTQWGKTAYLRYWQDSQEEMGRYAVALLKNAVNFSNRTDSGCYHEQLKHRVINSSGLARLAANYGVTLEHKMPTEKIEQASYEFYRGFLRGLFDADGSVQGNQQKGVSVRLAQSNLESLKIVQRMLARLGIISTIYQERRPEREHYLPDSNRELALYSCKAQHELVISNDNIYAFQKIVGFQEPQKSRRLQELLYGYKRKLNRERFAVKIKQILSDGFEAVYDCTVPGVSRFDANGIVAHNCGEIIGSNFHCNLSEIHLNQIDPFNYKEQEEAFTAGALSVATLLNHQFLEPRYQYSRELDPIVGVSFTGLFDFFVHTFGVDWLRWWAEGRPATPQGLAFKHQEEKYLSFWREVVQKAVWDYCDRHHLKRPNRCTTVQPSGTKALLSGASSGWHPPKAQRFIRRITFRKNDPVALACIDYGYNVIPSQADKDEQGNLLNDPFDPRVSEWLVEIPVAVPWADVPGADQIDVSKFSVLAQFDFVMQVQRHYVTHNTSATLELRADEVEPLGQRIYEAIQNDEGYISAALLARFDDLQSFPRLPFEPIDKATYERLSQEVLTRRKTDDFCAVLSRYDSGELTEAGPSGCDSDKCMFPDQQPN is encoded by the coding sequence ATGGTTCGAGAGCTTGAAAGAAAACGTCAGGGTGTTAAATTTCCCGAAACTGCGCCAGCAGCCAATCCTGTATTTTTTAGGACTTACAGCCGCCGGACTGGGGTAGGGCTGAGAGAATCTTACGATGAAGTGTGCGATCGCACCATCCAAGGCTTAATCGAATTAGGTAAACTCAACCCCCAAGAAATTGCCCTTTTAGAAAAAACACAACGCCAACTCAAAGCTTTACCTAGTGGCCGTTGGCTATGGGTAGGCGGTACAGATTGGATAAATAAACCCAAGAACTTTTCTGGCGGTTACAATTGCACCTCCACCAATCTCCAAGACTGGAAAGCCTTCGGTTTAATGATGGACTTGGCCATGATGGGCTGCGGTACAGGAGCCATCATCGAACCACAGTATATTAATCAACTGCCTCCTATCCGTAATCGTCTCAATGTCACCGTCAAAGGCGAAATTGGCAGCACTCCGAAAAACTTACGTCGTGAATTTACACAAACCGATATAGAAGGCAACAGCGTTACCATTCATGTTGGTGATAGCCGCGAAGGTTGGGTTGCATCTTATCAAACTTTGTTGGAACTTTCCACAGATGAAAGATTTACAGATGATGTAGCAGTATTTGTTGATATTAGCGATGTTCGTCAAGCCGGAGAAACCCTCAACGGTTTTGGCGGCGTTGCTAATCCTGTCAAATTACCAGGATTGTATCAACGTTGTGCTGACATCTTAAATAAAGCTCTAGGCAGACAATTAAATTCTGTAGAGTGCTGCTTATTAATTGACGAAGCGGCTGTAACAATTGTTGCTGGCAATATCCGAAGAAGCGCGGGGATGCGTCAGTTTACTGCTGACGATGAACTAGGTGCAACAGCCAAAGATAACCTCTGGCAGCAGGACGAAAACGGTAACTGGCGGATTGATCCTGAACGTGATTCTCTACGTATGGCGAATCATACAAGAGTGTTTCATCGCAAGCCAACATTAGAAGAATCGATCGCAGCTGTTCAGAAACAATATTACAGTGGCGAAGGTGCAATTCAATGGGCTGGTGAAGCTGTAGCCAGAGCTAACATTGATTTGCTTTCTACCCAAGCATTGAAAAAAGAGTTCTTGCAAGCTTATGAACAGGGAACCGCTAAAGACTGGTTGCAACAACGCTACCCAGAAATAGATACTAGTGAATTAGAACATCGTTTGGCTCGTTTTGGTTTAAACCCTTGCGTTACTGCTGACACTTGGGTTCACACTGAACAAGGGGCGCGACAAGTTAAAGACTTGATAGGAAAACAGTTGAGTGTATACATCAACGGAGAATTGTTTAGTACTACACCCGATGGTTTTTGGTTAACTGGAGTCAAACCCATATTGAAAGTTATGACTCAAGAAGGCTATGAATTACGTTTAACTGGCAATCATAAGCTTCTCAAGATAACTGCTCAAACTCAGAAAAAACAATACTCTGAGTGGGTAGAAGCTCAAGATTTATCTCCTGGTGACTATATTTTGGTTCATAATCATCGTGAAATACAGCCTTGGGATAGTTTTGGTACTTTTGATGAGGGTTGGTTACTTGGTAATTTGATTGGTGATGGAAGCATTGCATCAACACAATGGGGAAAGACAGCTTATCTAAGATATTGGCAAGATAGCCAAGAAGAAATGGGAAGATATGCAGTTGCATTACTCAAAAATGCTGTCAATTTTTCCAATCGCACAGACTCTGGATGCTACCATGAACAGCTAAAACATCGAGTGATTAACTCATCAGGTTTGGCTCGATTAGCTGCAAATTATGGTGTTACTTTAGAACACAAAATGCCAACAGAAAAAATTGAGCAAGCCAGCTATGAATTTTATCGTGGTTTCTTGCGTGGTTTGTTTGATGCTGATGGGAGTGTCCAAGGTAATCAACAAAAAGGTGTTAGCGTCAGACTGGCACAAAGTAATCTCGAATCTTTGAAGATTGTGCAACGGATGCTGGCAAGATTGGGGATCATCTCAACAATTTATCAAGAGCGTCGTCCTGAAAGGGAGCATTATCTTCCTGATAGTAATCGTGAACTAGCATTATATTCTTGTAAAGCACAACATGAGCTTGTAATCTCCAACGATAATATCTATGCTTTCCAGAAAATAGTCGGATTTCAAGAGCCTCAAAAATCTAGACGTTTACAAGAATTATTGTATGGATACAAACGAAAACTAAACCGTGAGAGATTTGCTGTGAAAATCAAGCAAATTTTATCCGATGGTTTTGAAGCTGTTTATGACTGTACTGTACCAGGGGTTTCTCGGTTTGATGCTAATGGGATTGTAGCTCACAATTGTGGAGAAATTATTGGTAGCAACTTCCACTGTAATCTTTCAGAGATTCATCTCAATCAAATTGACCCATTTAATTACAAAGAACAAGAGGAAGCTTTCACTGCTGGGGCGTTATCTGTAGCAACACTTTTAAATCATCAATTTTTGGAACCGCGCTATCAATATAGTCGGGAATTAGACCCAATTGTTGGGGTTTCTTTTACTGGCTTATTTGATTTCTTTGTCCATACTTTTGGTGTGGACTGGTTGCGCTGGTGGGCAGAAGGTAGACCTGCAACACCCCAAGGGTTAGCATTTAAACACCAAGAAGAAAAATATCTCAGCTTTTGGAGAGAAGTAGTACAAAAGGCAGTGTGGGATTATTGCGATCGCCATCATCTCAAACGTCCTAATCGTTGTACTACAGTCCAACCTAGCGGCACTAAAGCTCTATTATCTGGCGCTAGTTCTGGTTGGCATCCACCCAAAGCCCAAAGATTTATTCGCCGCATCACTTTCCGCAAAAATGATCCAGTAGCCTTAGCTTGTATTGACTACGGCTATAATGTCATTCCCTCCCAAGCTGATAAGGATGAACAAGGTAACTTATTAAACGACCCCTTCGATCCCCGCGTAAGTGAATGGTTGGTGGAAATTCCTGTCGCGGTACCTTGGGCTGATGTACCTGGTGCCGATCAAATTGATGTATCTAAGTTTTCTGTCTTAGCGCAATTTGATTTTGTCATGCAAGTTCAACGCCATTACGTAACACACAACACATCCGCTACCCTAGAACTACGGGCTGATGAAGTTGAACCTTTAGGACAGCGAATTTACGAAGCCATCCAAAATGATGAGGGTTACATTTCCGCCGCACTATTAGCACGATTTGACGATTTACAATCATTCCCCCGTCTCCCATTTGAGCCAATAGACAAAGCAACTTATGAGCGTTTATCTCAAGAAGTGCTAACACGACGCAAAACCGATGACTTCTGTGCTGTTCTCAGCCGCTATGACTCCGGCGAACTAACAGAAGCAGGCCCCAGCGGTTGTGATTCTGACAAGTGTATGTTTCCAGATCAACAACCTAACTAG
- a CDS encoding cyanate hydratase, which translates to MSIPALTQKLLAAKKIKGLSFADLEQILDRDEVWIAALFYRQATASLEEAQKLADVLGLDSEDVAELISYPTKGLGPVVPTDPLIYRFYEIMQVYGFPIKEVIQEKFGDGIMSAIDFTLDIEKVEDPKGDRVKVTMNGKFLPYKKW; encoded by the coding sequence ATGTCAATTCCAGCCTTAACTCAAAAGCTGCTTGCTGCAAAAAAAATTAAAGGATTAAGCTTTGCAGACTTAGAACAAATTTTAGACCGCGATGAAGTCTGGATTGCTGCTTTATTTTATCGTCAAGCTACAGCTTCCTTGGAAGAAGCCCAAAAACTGGCTGATGTGTTAGGGCTTGATTCCGAAGATGTTGCAGAACTAATTAGCTATCCGACAAAAGGCTTAGGCCCTGTTGTGCCTACCGATCCCTTGATTTATCGTTTTTACGAAATCATGCAAGTTTACGGTTTCCCCATCAAAGAAGTTATTCAAGAAAAATTCGGTGATGGGATTATGAGTGCAATTGATTTTACTTTGGACATTGAAAAAGTAGAAGACCCCAAAGGCGATCGCGTTAAAGTCACCATGAATGGTAAATTCTTACCCTATAAAAAATGGTAA
- a CDS encoding multi-sensor signal transduction histidine kinase has translation MPDTWTLLIIDDCAEDRKIYRRYLLKDPQNSYQIFEADSAEEGLALCQSIHCDVILLDFCLPDMSGLDLLERLKKRKVEAPVSIIMLTGRGDETVAVQAMKRGAHDYLVKQHLQLDVLQLAVRNAIKQSCLEVKLSKTQERQRLIATTALRIRQSLNLAEILHTAVVEVQQLLKCDRVMVYQFTSDMDGKIVASSKEPEQICDRLWDSCYQEESSFVTTQVAHSSVTTKQKNLVVAYSNLGENHRWRCRRRISHHHEASLSHLCFQTKEQLNPQINLVVPINLNQNNNPNPKLWGFLIAQPTSEDRLWPADEVEILNQVSVQLAIAIQQAELLAMTQAALVKEKELNKFKSQIVTTVSHEYRTPLASILAAASTIKQHGAQLNESRKNRFLQIIEQKARYLSKLVDDMLLVHQLELDKTKFKPQQIDLLQFISELIEDQQEVLGDRHELILQITGNHQSFWGDRGLLRQILLNLLSNAIKYSPAGGNIEIYLNGKESETLLEIQDKGIGIPVADQENLFKSFSRGSNVDTIPGTGLGLVITKACVELHGGNISLSSQEGQGTKVTVKLPKQHFNS, from the coding sequence ATGCCGGACACCTGGACGCTACTCATCATTGATGATTGTGCCGAGGATCGGAAAATTTATCGTCGATATCTCTTAAAAGATCCTCAAAATTCATATCAGATATTCGAGGCCGATTCTGCGGAAGAAGGGCTGGCGTTGTGCCAATCAATCCACTGTGACGTGATTTTGCTGGATTTTTGCCTACCTGACATGAGTGGGTTAGATTTGCTGGAGCGTTTGAAAAAGCGTAAGGTTGAAGCCCCTGTGTCCATAATTATGTTGACAGGGCGTGGAGACGAAACAGTTGCAGTACAAGCTATGAAACGAGGCGCTCATGATTATTTAGTTAAACAGCACCTCCAGTTAGATGTATTACAATTAGCAGTCCGCAATGCTATTAAACAATCTTGCCTAGAAGTTAAACTCAGCAAAACTCAAGAACGACAGCGTTTAATTGCGACGACAGCACTTCGCATCCGCCAGTCGCTGAATTTAGCAGAAATTTTGCATACAGCTGTAGTTGAAGTACAGCAACTTTTGAAGTGCGATCGCGTGATGGTCTATCAGTTTACTTCTGATATGGATGGTAAGATAGTCGCATCATCTAAAGAGCCTGAGCAAATATGCGATCGCCTCTGGGATAGTTGCTATCAAGAAGAAAGCAGCTTTGTCACTACACAAGTAGCTCATAGTAGCGTCACGACTAAACAAAAAAACTTAGTTGTGGCTTACAGCAATTTGGGTGAAAATCATCGTTGGCGATGCAGACGCAGAATTTCCCATCACCATGAAGCAAGTTTAAGCCATTTGTGTTTCCAGACAAAAGAGCAACTGAATCCTCAAATAAATTTAGTAGTTCCCATTAATCTGAACCAAAACAATAACCCCAACCCGAAACTTTGGGGATTTTTGATTGCCCAACCTACTTCTGAAGATAGACTGTGGCCAGCTGATGAAGTAGAAATTCTCAATCAAGTATCTGTCCAATTAGCGATCGCTATTCAACAAGCAGAGCTATTGGCGATGACTCAAGCCGCATTGGTAAAAGAAAAAGAACTCAACAAATTTAAATCTCAAATCGTTACCACAGTTTCTCACGAATACCGTACACCCTTAGCTTCCATCTTGGCGGCGGCATCAACAATTAAGCAACACGGCGCACAACTGAATGAGTCGAGAAAAAACCGCTTCTTGCAAATTATTGAGCAAAAAGCTAGGTATTTGTCCAAACTCGTGGATGATATGCTGTTAGTCCATCAACTAGAACTTGACAAAACCAAATTTAAGCCGCAGCAGATAGATTTACTGCAATTTATTTCCGAGTTAATTGAAGATCAGCAAGAAGTATTAGGCGATCGCCATGAATTAATTTTACAGATTACAGGCAATCATCAAAGCTTTTGGGGCGATCGCGGACTTTTACGGCAAATACTATTGAATTTATTATCCAATGCCATCAAATATTCCCCAGCAGGCGGCAATATAGAAATTTATCTGAATGGTAAAGAATCTGAAACTCTCCTAGAAATTCAAGATAAAGGCATTGGTATTCCTGTTGCAGATCAAGAAAACTTGTTCAAATCCTTCAGTCGTGGGAGTAATGTTGACACTATCCCAGGAACAGGTTTGGGCTTAGTAATTACTAAAGCCTGTGTAGAGTTGCATGGCGGCAATATTAGTTTATCTAGTCAAGAAGGACAGGGAACTAAAGTTACAGTTAAGTTGCCAAAGCAGCATTTTAATTCGTAG
- a CDS encoding pyridoxamine 5'-phosphate oxidase-related FMN-binding protein codes for MSLAPWRGAIAHALHRNRSLVYARYLQLATIRADHRPANRTVVFRDFLQDTNQLKFITDTRSDKIDQIKNQSWAEACWYFPNTREQFRIAGCLALVDSHDDSGLQSARLATWQALSDAARLQFAWPHPGKPRDTAPAAFTPPAPDPLQPVSNFCLLLLDPVQVDHLELRGEPQNRRIYRLGENQEWGCEEVNP; via the coding sequence ATGTCTCTTGCTCCTTGGCGAGGTGCGATCGCTCACGCCCTACATCGCAACCGTAGTCTGGTTTATGCTCGTTACTTACAATTGGCTACAATCCGTGCAGATCATCGCCCTGCTAATCGGACTGTTGTCTTTCGTGATTTTCTTCAAGATACAAATCAGCTAAAATTTATCACTGATACCCGTAGCGATAAAATTGACCAAATAAAAAATCAATCTTGGGCGGAAGCTTGCTGGTATTTTCCCAATACGCGGGAACAGTTTCGCATTGCAGGGTGCTTGGCATTAGTAGATAGTCATGATGATTCTGGACTGCAATCAGCCCGCCTTGCTACTTGGCAAGCACTGAGCGATGCAGCACGGTTACAATTTGCTTGGCCTCATCCTGGTAAACCCAGGGATACAGCGCCAGCAGCTTTTACACCGCCAGCGCCCGATCCTTTGCAACCAGTGTCAAATTTTTGCTTACTGTTACTTGATCCAGTACAGGTTGATCACTTAGAGTTGCGGGGTGAACCACAAAATAGAAGGATTTATCGGCTTGGTGAAAATCAAGAATGGGGTTGTGAGGAAGTTAATCCTTGA
- a CDS encoding fructose-1,6-bisphosphatase, producing the protein MAKAPESLELPIDDHTDKSLDRDCTTLSRHVLQQLQSFSPDAQDLSALMNRIALAGKLIARHLSRAGLMEGVLGFTGDVNVQGESVKKMDVYANDVFISVFKQSGLVCRLASEEMDDPYYIPENCPIGRYTLLYDPIDGSSNTDTNLSLGSIFAIRQQEGDDADGLATDLLTNGRKQIAAGYILYGPSTMLVYSIGRGVHSFTLDPSLGEFILTEENIRIPDNGSVYSVNEGNFWQWEESIREYVRYVHRTEGYSARYSGAMVSDIHRILVQGGVFLYPGTIQKPEGKLRLLYESAPLAFLIEQAGGRATTGLVDILDVVPKKLHQRTPLIIGSKESVAKVESFIQNGH; encoded by the coding sequence ATGGCTAAAGCGCCAGAATCTCTAGAGTTGCCAATCGACGATCATACAGATAAAAGCTTAGATCGTGATTGTACAACCTTATCCCGTCATGTTCTTCAGCAACTTCAAAGCTTTTCTCCTGATGCTCAGGATTTAAGTGCGCTGATGAATCGCATCGCCCTTGCAGGTAAATTAATTGCCCGTCATCTTAGCCGTGCAGGGTTAATGGAAGGCGTTCTCGGATTTACCGGGGATGTAAATGTTCAAGGAGAATCCGTCAAAAAGATGGATGTTTATGCCAACGATGTTTTTATCTCGGTATTTAAGCAAAGTGGCTTAGTTTGTCGCCTAGCTTCTGAGGAAATGGACGACCCTTATTACATCCCAGAAAACTGTCCTATAGGTCGTTATACCTTGTTGTATGACCCAATAGATGGTTCTTCTAACACCGATACCAATCTCAGCTTGGGTTCCATTTTTGCGATTCGCCAACAAGAAGGAGACGACGCGGATGGTTTAGCCACCGATTTACTTACTAATGGACGTAAGCAAATTGCCGCTGGCTACATACTATATGGGCCAAGCACTATGCTGGTTTATAGTATAGGTAGAGGGGTGCATTCATTTACTCTTGATCCCAGTTTGGGAGAGTTTATCCTCACTGAAGAAAATATTCGCATTCCTGATAATGGCTCTGTTTACAGTGTCAATGAAGGAAATTTCTGGCAGTGGGAAGAGTCAATTAGAGAATATGTTCGGTACGTTCATCGTACAGAGGGCTACTCTGCTCGCTATAGTGGAGCGATGGTGAGTGATATCCATAGAATTCTGGTTCAAGGCGGTGTATTTCTCTACCCAGGTACAATTCAAAAGCCAGAAGGTAAATTACGCTTACTATATGAATCGGCTCCTCTAGCTTTTTTGATTGAGCAAGCAGGCGGTCGCGCCACCACAGGACTAGTAGATATTTTAGATGTGGTGCCGAAAAAACTTCACCAACGCACACCTTTGATTATTGGTAGTAAAGAGTCTGTGGCAAAAGTTGAGTCTTTTATTCAAAACGGTCACTAG
- a CDS encoding response regulator receiver protein, with amino-acid sequence MTKKLNKPLLVVEDSNEDFKMLQRLMRRLAVQNPIYRCTNGDEVLDLLYQEKSSQNPNSIPTPSVILLDLNLPGIDGRDILERLKQDISLKKIPIVVFTTSSNPKDIEFCYQKGANGYLVKPMDAQELQKTVQAFVDYWLESNTLPPGD; translated from the coding sequence ATGACGAAAAAACTTAACAAACCTCTGTTGGTTGTTGAGGATAGCAATGAAGACTTTAAAATGTTGCAACGCCTAATGCGGCGGTTGGCTGTCCAGAACCCTATATATAGATGTACTAATGGGGACGAGGTTTTAGACTTGCTTTATCAAGAAAAAAGTTCTCAAAATCCTAACAGCATACCAACGCCTTCTGTTATCTTGCTTGACCTGAATTTACCGGGGATTGATGGTCGTGACATCCTCGAACGGCTCAAGCAAGATATAAGTTTAAAGAAAATCCCCATTGTGGTTTTTACCACCTCATCCAACCCCAAAGACATTGAATTTTGCTACCAAAAAGGAGCCAATGGCTATTTAGTCAAGCCGATGGATGCTCAAGAACTGCAAAAGACGGTTCAAGCATTTGTTGACTATTGGTTGGAGAGTAATACGTTGCCACCTGGGGATTAA
- a CDS encoding transaldolase, with amino-acid sequence MATNHLQEIQQYGQSIWMDNLTRDMIQSGELKNLVENQGISGITSNPAIFEKAIANNAIYDADIEAGVRAKLPTYKIYESLVFADIRNAADILRPVYEASNGLDGYVSIEVPPTIAHDTQATINEARRYFQEIGRENIMIKIPGTESGLPAVEQVIADGINVNVTLLFSVQSYINTAWAYIRGLEKRLAEEKDISKIASVASFFLSRIDSNIDAKIDAKLHRGVDDINLEAKLRAVKGKVAIANAKIAYQEYKKIIESDQWQALAAKGAKVQRLLWASTSTKDPNYSDVMYVDELIGHDTVNTLPPSTIAACADHCDVGDRVETKVHEAYQLIESLKDPDINIDINTVMDELLVEGIDKFVQPFKSLMNSLENKVKLLSPV; translated from the coding sequence ATGGCGACTAATCATCTACAGGAGATTCAACAATACGGTCAAAGTATCTGGATGGATAATTTGACGCGAGACATGATTCAATCAGGGGAATTGAAAAACCTGGTAGAAAATCAAGGAATCTCCGGGATCACCTCGAACCCAGCCATTTTTGAGAAAGCGATCGCCAACAATGCGATTTATGATGCGGACATAGAAGCAGGTGTTCGCGCTAAATTACCAACCTACAAAATTTACGAATCTTTAGTTTTCGCAGATATCCGTAATGCGGCAGATATTCTGCGCCCTGTATATGAAGCCTCGAATGGACTTGATGGTTATGTGAGTATAGAAGTACCGCCAACTATTGCTCATGATACTCAAGCCACCATCAACGAAGCCCGCCGTTATTTTCAAGAAATTGGCCGGGAAAATATCATGATTAAAATTCCTGGTACAGAATCAGGTTTACCAGCCGTAGAACAAGTAATCGCCGACGGAATTAACGTCAATGTTACTTTGTTATTTTCTGTACAAAGCTACATTAATACAGCTTGGGCTTATATTCGAGGCTTAGAAAAACGCCTAGCAGAGGAAAAAGACATTAGCAAAATTGCTTCTGTCGCCAGCTTTTTCCTCAGTCGCATTGATAGTAACATTGACGCAAAAATCGATGCAAAATTGCACCGTGGCGTTGATGATATTAACCTAGAAGCCAAACTCAGAGCCGTAAAAGGCAAAGTAGCGATCGCTAATGCCAAAATAGCTTATCAAGAATACAAAAAAATTATTGAAAGCGACCAATGGCAAGCCCTTGCAGCCAAAGGGGCAAAAGTACAGCGGTTACTTTGGGCTAGTACCAGCACCAAAGACCCGAACTACAGCGACGTGATGTATGTTGATGAGTTAATTGGCCACGATACCGTTAACACCTTACCACCCTCGACAATAGCAGCTTGTGCCGACCACTGCGATGTAGGCGATCGCGTGGAAACCAAAGTTCATGAAGCTTATCAACTCATCGAAAGTTTGAAAGATCCAGACATAAACATTGATATCAATACCGTAATGGATGAACTGTTAGTGGAAGGTATTGATAAATTTGTCCAACCTTTCAAGTCCTTGATGAACTCTTTAGAAAACAAAGTCAAGTTATTGTCACCTGTGTAG